A genomic segment from Andrena cerasifolii isolate SP2316 chromosome 7, iyAndCera1_principal, whole genome shotgun sequence encodes:
- the LOC143371063 gene encoding uncharacterized protein LOC143371063, with amino-acid sequence MYFAADPVPYLMLRFIFLHVSHMFLHLFLQSPAEIIRKYIFYRFLATGESYRSLAFAFRISPNYISGIVRTVLEQLCNKLVPLFMPQPSIAGFEKIATDFLVKWNFPNCVGAIAGKHIRIQCPGNSGSLYFNYKNFFSIVLLALVDANYKFIIIDVGSYGKEGDSGIFTKSIMGQAISEDKMKFPMDKPLPGSNVTAPHVIVGDEAFRLTKRMLKPYPKNVAAQDLSKKIFNYGLCRARRMSENAFGILSQTFRIFFSTIAVLPETTDNIITATCCAMNICATIPRSNNIWSQAWQ; translated from the coding sequence ATGTACTTTGCTGCCGACCCTGTACCGTACTTGATGCTCCGCTTCATTTTCCTACATGTATCGCATATGTTCCTCCATCTCTTCTTACAATCACCAgctgaaataattagaaaatatattttttacaggtTCCTAGCCACTGGAGAATCCTATAGATCATTAGCATTTGCATTTCGAATATCACCAAATTACATAAGTGGTATTGTACGCACCGTATTGGAAcaattgtgcaataaattagTTCCATTATTTATGCCGCAGCCGAGTATTGCAGGTTTTGAGAAAATAGCCACCGACTTTCTAGTCAAATGGAATTTTCCGAATTGTGTTGGAGCTATTGCCGGGAAACACATCCGAATACAATGCCCAGGCAATAGCGGTTCTTTGTATTTTAACTACAAGAACTTCTTTTCCATAGTATTATTAGCATTGGTGGATgcaaattacaaatttattatcaTTGACGTGGGATCGTATGGAAAAGAAGGAGACAGCGGTATATTTACCAAATCAATTATGGGCCAAGCCATAAGTGAAGACAAAATGAAATTTCCAATGGACAAACCTCTTCCGGGATCGAACGTTACAGCCCCTCATGTAATTGTGGGCGATGAGGCATTTCGCCTCACAAAACGTATGTTGAAACCATACCCAAAAAACGTTGCAGCACAAGATCTgtcgaaaaaaatttttaattatgggCTCTGTCGCGCCCGTAGGATGTCAGAAAATGCATTTGGGATATTGTCCCAGACAtttcgcatttttttttcaacaattgCCGTACTGCCGGAAACTACAGATAATATTATAACCGCAACATGTTGCGCGATGAATATATGTGCAACAATCCCGCGCAGCAACAACATTTGGAGCCAAGCATGGCAATAA